In the Prosthecomicrobium sp. N25 genome, one interval contains:
- a CDS encoding type II secretion system F family protein: protein MFGPTLTILALAVLAMVFFGGLAYVLLFSRVESENMAGKRIEAVRDRTKAAADRRTAVDQTARRKGIQDAMKELEAKQKALADRTTSPPLSLRLTQAGLKWSKRTFFVFSAVCGVVFALASLFVKAHVLVAAAAFFVGLFGFPRWFIAFRRKRRIKQFTEELPNAVDVIVRGIKSGLPLGDCLRIIANEARDPVRSEFRAIIETQALGVPIGDACQKLFERVPVQEANFFGIVILIQQKAGGNLSETLGNLSKVLRERRKMRAKIAAVSMEAKASAAIIGSLPVIVTGIVYLTSPKYISILFTTTVGNVILAGSLIYMFIGVMVMRKMINFEI, encoded by the coding sequence ATGTTCGGTCCGACCCTGACCATCCTGGCCCTGGCCGTGCTCGCCATGGTGTTTTTCGGCGGCCTCGCCTACGTGCTCCTGTTCTCTCGGGTCGAGTCGGAGAACATGGCCGGCAAGAGGATCGAGGCGGTCCGCGACCGCACGAAGGCCGCCGCCGACCGCCGCACCGCCGTGGACCAGACCGCCCGGCGCAAGGGCATCCAGGACGCCATGAAGGAGCTGGAGGCAAAGCAGAAGGCGCTCGCCGACCGGACCACCTCGCCGCCGCTCTCGCTCCGGCTCACCCAGGCCGGGCTCAAGTGGTCGAAGCGGACCTTCTTCGTCTTCTCGGCCGTCTGCGGTGTCGTCTTCGCCCTTGCCTCGCTCTTCGTAAAGGCTCACGTGCTCGTCGCCGCGGCCGCCTTCTTCGTCGGCCTGTTCGGTTTCCCGCGCTGGTTCATCGCCTTCCGCCGCAAGCGCCGCATCAAGCAGTTCACCGAGGAGCTTCCGAATGCCGTCGACGTCATCGTGCGCGGCATCAAGTCGGGACTGCCCCTCGGCGATTGCCTGCGCATCATCGCCAACGAGGCGCGTGACCCCGTCCGCTCCGAGTTCCGCGCCATCATCGAGACGCAGGCGCTCGGCGTGCCGATCGGCGACGCCTGCCAGAAGCTGTTCGAGCGCGTGCCGGTGCAGGAGGCGAATTTCTTCGGCATCGTGATCCTGATTCAGCAGAAGGCGGGCGGCAACCTCTCCGAGACGTTGGGCAACCTCTCCAAGGTCCTGCGCGAGCGCCGCAAGATGCGCGCCAAGATCGCGGCGGTGTCCATGGAGGCGAAGGCGTCCGCGGCCATCATCGGCTCCCTGCCCGTGATCGTCACCGGCATCGTCTACCTGACGAGCCCCAAATACATATCGATCCTGTTCACGACGACGGTCGGGAACGTCATCCTGGCCGGCAGCCTCATCTACATGTTCATCGGCGTGATGGTCATGCGCAAGATGATCAACTTCGAAATCTGA
- a CDS encoding CpaF family protein yields the protein MFGKRGSSGTSGGATPPPPKPVASSTKAPEPPVTAAAPPDMPIPVGRASAEPRGKSEEYYDIKSSIFSALIDTIDLSQLARLDIESAREEIRDVVNEIIQLKNVVMSIAEQEELLEDIVNDVLGYGPLEPLLARDDIADIMVNGADRTFIEVSGKVQLTPIRFRDNQQLMNICQRIVSQVGRRVDESSPICDARLPDGSRVNVIAPPLAIDGPALTIRKFKKDKLTLDQLVKFGSISPEGATILQIAGLSRCNIIVSGGTGSGKTTLLNCLTRYIETTERIITCEDAAELQLQQPHVVRLETRPPNLEGEGQVTMRDLVRNCLRMRPERIIVGEVRGPEAFDLLQAMNTGHDGSMGTLHANSPREALSRIESMITMGGFSLPSKTIREMIVSSVDVIVQAARLRDGSRRITHITEVMGMEGDVIITQDLFLYEILGEDEHGKIVGRHRSTGIGRPRFWDRARYYGQEKRLAEALDRAEVASDAA from the coding sequence ATGTTCGGCAAGCGAGGATCCAGCGGAACTTCGGGCGGCGCGACCCCGCCGCCGCCGAAGCCCGTCGCATCGTCCACCAAGGCGCCCGAGCCCCCCGTGACGGCGGCCGCGCCGCCCGACATGCCGATCCCGGTCGGGCGCGCGAGCGCCGAGCCGCGCGGCAAGTCCGAGGAATATTACGACATCAAGTCGTCGATCTTCTCCGCGCTGATCGACACCATCGACCTGTCCCAGCTCGCGCGCCTCGACATCGAGTCGGCGCGCGAGGAGATCCGCGACGTCGTCAACGAGATCATCCAGCTCAAGAACGTCGTGATGTCGATCGCCGAGCAGGAGGAGCTGCTCGAGGACATCGTCAACGACGTCCTGGGCTACGGCCCGCTCGAGCCTCTGCTTGCCCGCGACGACATCGCCGACATCATGGTCAACGGCGCCGACCGGACCTTCATCGAAGTGTCCGGCAAGGTCCAGCTCACTCCGATCCGCTTCCGCGACAACCAGCAGCTGATGAACATCTGCCAGCGGATCGTCAGCCAGGTCGGCCGCCGGGTCGACGAATCGAGCCCGATCTGCGACGCGCGCCTTCCCGACGGCAGCCGCGTCAACGTCATCGCCCCGCCGCTCGCCATCGACGGCCCCGCGCTCACCATCCGCAAGTTCAAGAAGGACAAGCTGACGCTCGACCAGCTCGTCAAGTTCGGCTCGATCTCGCCCGAGGGCGCCACCATCCTGCAGATTGCCGGCCTCAGCCGCTGCAACATCATCGTCTCCGGCGGTACCGGCTCGGGCAAGACGACGCTGCTCAACTGCCTGACGCGCTACATCGAGACGACCGAGCGAATCATCACCTGCGAGGACGCCGCGGAGCTCCAGCTCCAGCAGCCCCACGTGGTGCGCCTGGAGACGCGGCCGCCGAACCTCGAGGGCGAGGGCCAGGTCACCATGCGCGACCTGGTCAGGAACTGCCTGCGCATGCGCCCCGAGCGGATCATCGTCGGCGAGGTGCGCGGACCCGAGGCCTTCGACCTGCTGCAGGCCATGAACACCGGCCACGACGGCTCGATGGGCACGCTCCACGCCAACAGCCCGCGCGAGGCCCTCTCCCGTATCGAATCGATGATCACGATGGGCGGCTTCTCGCTGCCCTCCAAGACCATCCGCGAGATGATCGTGTCCTCCGTCGACGTCATCGTGCAGGCCGCGCGCCTGCGCGACGGCTCCCGCCGGATCACGCACATCACCGAGGTGATGGGCATGGAAGGCGACGTGATCATCACCCAGGACTTGTTCCTCTACGAGATTCTCGGCGAGGACGAGCACGGCAAGATCGTGGGCCGCCACCGCTCGACCGGCATCGGCCGGCCGCGCTTCTGGGACCGCGCCCGCTATTACGGCCAGGAGAAGCGGCTCGCCGAGGCGCTCGACCGGGCCGAGGTCGCCAGCGACGCCGCCTGA
- a CDS encoding AAA family ATPase, giving the protein MSAALGPVPSGPAPASASAAEIRSVPRIAIQAFCETREVASIVEAAAGDRRMAKAHTKVQMGGLAAAVEFYASAPTPNLVIVESQEERAGILAQLDQLSEVCDPGSKVLVVGHVNDVILYRELTRRGVSEYLVAPFEVFDLIREISEIYVKPDAPPVGRAVAFVGAKGGCGASTVAHNVAWACARTFQNDVLVADLDLAFGTAGLDFNLDPTQGIADALLAPERVDDVYLDRLLAKCADHLSLLAAPATLDRTFDMDEKALDPILDAAKSGVPLVMLDIPHLWSGWVKHALRSADEVVVVAAPDLANLRNAKNMVDFLKQSRPNDAPPRLVLNMQGLPKRPEIKPEEFAKSLELPLVATIPFDAHLFGTASNNGQMIAETDPKSHVGEIFRTIAQVVTGRAEIKKAKKSPLAPLLARLRGGAAK; this is encoded by the coding sequence ATGAGCGCCGCCCTCGGGCCCGTGCCGTCCGGGCCCGCCCCCGCATCCGCGTCCGCGGCCGAAATCCGGTCCGTGCCGCGGATCGCCATCCAGGCCTTCTGCGAGACCCGCGAGGTCGCCTCGATCGTCGAGGCCGCCGCCGGCGACCGCCGCATGGCCAAGGCCCACACCAAGGTCCAGATGGGCGGCCTCGCCGCCGCGGTCGAGTTCTACGCCTCGGCGCCCACCCCGAACCTGGTGATCGTCGAATCGCAGGAGGAGCGGGCGGGCATCCTGGCCCAGCTCGACCAGCTGTCCGAGGTCTGCGACCCGGGCTCGAAGGTTCTCGTCGTGGGTCACGTCAACGACGTGATCCTCTACCGCGAATTGACCCGCCGCGGCGTCAGCGAATATCTGGTCGCGCCCTTCGAGGTCTTCGATCTCATCCGCGAGATCAGCGAGATCTACGTCAAGCCCGACGCCCCGCCGGTCGGGCGCGCGGTGGCCTTCGTGGGCGCCAAGGGCGGCTGCGGGGCGTCGACCGTCGCCCACAACGTCGCCTGGGCCTGCGCGCGCACCTTCCAGAACGACGTCCTGGTCGCCGATCTCGACCTCGCCTTCGGCACCGCCGGGCTCGACTTCAACCTCGATCCCACCCAGGGCATCGCCGACGCCCTGCTGGCGCCCGAGCGCGTCGACGACGTCTACCTCGATCGCCTGCTCGCCAAGTGCGCCGACCACCTGAGCCTTCTGGCGGCGCCGGCCACGCTCGACCGCACCTTCGACATGGACGAGAAGGCGCTCGATCCGATCCTGGACGCCGCCAAGTCGGGCGTGCCCCTCGTCATGCTCGATATCCCGCACCTCTGGAGCGGGTGGGTGAAGCATGCCCTGCGCTCCGCCGACGAGGTGGTGGTGGTCGCCGCCCCGGATCTCGCCAACCTCAGGAACGCCAAGAACATGGTCGACTTCCTGAAGCAGAGCCGTCCGAACGACGCCCCGCCGCGCCTGGTCCTCAACATGCAGGGCCTGCCCAAGCGCCCGGAGATCAAGCCCGAGGAATTCGCCAAGTCGCTCGAACTGCCCCTCGTGGCCACCATCCCGTTCGACGCGCACCTCTTCGGCACGGCATCGAACAACGGGCAGATGATCGCCGAGACGGATCCGAAGAGCCATGTCGGCGAGATCTTCCGCACCATCGCCCAGGTCGTGACCGGCCGGGCCGAGATCAAGAAGGCCAAGAAGTCGCCGCTCGCTCCGCTCCTCGCCCGCCTGCGCGGCGGGGCGGCCAAGTGA
- a CDS encoding CpaD family pilus assembly protein: MRHLSPLERRASGTGPRRLAARLALLAAAAAALPLAGCATKVEPSVTASIPHDGYRSRHPILVTEQAETLDVPVGSQSGKLSETMLSTVEIFGATAVERGASGVTVMVPSGSGNESAAFAASRQVAAALKRGGVPAHAISHQPYSVEASAADAPIRLAYPRVVAGVPHACGTWPDQIIGQHDNSDYYNFGCAYQSNIAAMAANPSDLVTPQGMTPPDATRRTTVFRKYREGTPTKSEQNLQKQTIANIGS, from the coding sequence ATGCGTCACCTGTCTCCCCTCGAGCGCCGCGCATCCGGGACCGGTCCGCGCCGGCTGGCCGCCCGCCTCGCCCTCCTCGCCGCCGCGGCGGCCGCCCTGCCGCTCGCCGGCTGCGCCACCAAGGTGGAGCCGAGCGTCACCGCCTCGATCCCCCACGACGGCTACCGCTCCCGCCATCCGATCCTGGTCACCGAGCAGGCCGAGACCCTCGACGTGCCGGTCGGCTCCCAGTCGGGCAAGCTCTCCGAGACCATGCTGTCGACCGTCGAGATCTTCGGTGCGACCGCGGTGGAGCGCGGCGCCTCCGGGGTGACCGTCATGGTGCCGAGCGGCTCGGGCAACGAATCGGCCGCCTTCGCGGCCTCCCGCCAGGTCGCCGCCGCCCTGAAGCGCGGCGGCGTGCCCGCCCACGCCATCTCGCACCAGCCCTATTCGGTCGAGGCCTCGGCCGCCGACGCGCCGATCCGTCTCGCCTATCCCCGGGTCGTGGCCGGCGTCCCGCATGCCTGCGGCACCTGGCCCGATCAGATCATCGGGCAGCACGACAATTCGGACTACTACAACTTCGGCTGCGCCTACCAGTCGAACATCGCCGCCATGGCCGCCAACCCGAGCGATCTCGTCACCCCCCAGGGCATGACGCCGCCCGACGCGACCCGGCGCACGACGGTCTTCCGCAAGTATCGCGAAGGCACGCCGACCAAGTCCGAGCAGAACCTGCAGAAGCAGACCATCGCCAACATCGGGAGCTGA
- a CDS encoding type II and III secretion system protein family protein: MFRKLISATLLTMALAPLAPGGQGFGSASAAEPAAAERRVAPASGTPTRQLRLALSKSIILDYDEDIRDILVSNPAVADAVVRTNRRLYLLGNKFGTTNIFVFGASGRQIANIEVQVAPDIATLEGLLHRLLPEADIKVEAVAGTVVLSGSVRSASEAMQAQEVAARFVGAPVDAKSSGGGAGAPAIGASSGDSVQVVNALTIRGKDQVMLKVTIAEIQRSVVKQLGIDLSALATSGGLTTAIATSNPFAVNGASGAGLVPYAPGVPTFGYQNGANRFGATVQALEQNGVMRTLAEPTLTAISGEEATFLVGGEFPIPVAQDNGTITVEFKKFGISLGFVPVVLSEGRISVKVNTEVSEPTAEGSFSIGAGGSRSLNISALRVRRADTTLEVPSGGTIVMAGLIRDDVRQSLAGVPGAMSLPILGTLFRSRDYQRSQSELAIFVQPLVVQPVAAGKLVRPDQNFQASSDAAASFLGRLNKMYRANGGREQPAQYHGRYGFIYE, encoded by the coding sequence ATGTTCCGCAAGCTGATCTCCGCAACCCTCCTGACCATGGCCCTGGCGCCGCTGGCGCCGGGCGGGCAGGGCTTCGGATCCGCCTCGGCCGCGGAGCCCGCTGCCGCCGAGCGCCGCGTCGCCCCCGCCTCCGGCACGCCGACCCGGCAGCTCCGGCTGGCGCTCTCCAAGTCGATAATCCTCGACTACGACGAGGACATCCGCGACATCCTGGTCTCCAACCCGGCGGTCGCCGACGCGGTCGTGCGCACCAACAGGCGGCTCTACCTGCTCGGCAACAAGTTCGGGACGACCAACATCTTCGTCTTCGGCGCCAGCGGCCGCCAGATCGCCAACATCGAGGTCCAGGTCGCCCCTGACATCGCCACCCTCGAGGGCCTGCTGCACCGCCTCCTTCCGGAGGCCGACATCAAGGTCGAGGCCGTCGCCGGCACGGTGGTGCTGAGCGGCTCCGTCCGCAGCGCCTCGGAGGCCATGCAGGCCCAGGAGGTCGCGGCCCGCTTCGTCGGGGCTCCGGTCGACGCCAAGTCGAGCGGCGGCGGCGCGGGCGCGCCCGCGATCGGCGCCTCTTCGGGCGATTCGGTCCAGGTCGTCAACGCGCTCACCATCCGCGGCAAGGACCAGGTGATGCTCAAGGTGACGATCGCCGAGATCCAGCGTTCGGTGGTCAAGCAACTCGGCATCGACCTTTCCGCGCTCGCCACCTCCGGCGGGCTGACGACAGCGATCGCCACCTCCAACCCCTTCGCGGTCAACGGCGCCTCGGGGGCCGGGCTCGTGCCCTACGCCCCCGGCGTCCCCACCTTCGGCTACCAGAACGGCGCCAACCGCTTCGGCGCCACTGTCCAGGCCCTCGAGCAGAACGGCGTCATGCGCACGCTCGCCGAGCCGACGCTGACCGCCATCTCGGGAGAGGAAGCGACCTTCCTGGTCGGCGGCGAGTTCCCGATCCCGGTCGCGCAGGACAACGGCACCATCACGGTGGAGTTCAAGAAGTTCGGCATCAGCCTCGGCTTCGTGCCCGTCGTCCTCTCCGAGGGACGGATCAGCGTGAAGGTCAACACCGAGGTGTCCGAGCCGACCGCCGAGGGCTCCTTCTCGATCGGCGCCGGCGGCAGCCGCTCGCTCAACATCTCGGCGCTGCGCGTCCGCAGGGCGGACACGACCCTCGAGGTCCCCTCGGGCGGTACCATCGTGATGGCCGGCCTGATCCGCGACGACGTCCGCCAGTCCCTCGCCGGCGTCCCCGGCGCCATGAGCCTGCCGATCCTCGGCACGCTCTTCCGCAGCCGCGACTACCAGCGGTCGCAGAGCGAACTGGCGATCTTCGTGCAGCCCCTCGTGGTCCAGCCCGTGGCCGCCGGCAAGCTGGTGCGCCCCGACCAGAACTTCCAGGCATCGTCCGACGCCGCCGCCAGCTTCCTGGGACGGCTCAACAAGATGTACCGCGCCAACGGCGGCCGCGAGCAGCCGGCCCAGTACCACGGCCGCTACGGCTTCATCTACGAGTGA
- the cpaB gene encoding Flp pilus assembly protein CpaB codes for MKVARIVVLTVALGSGLAAAVVGSRMIGSPREAAPAPVVAAAPPPMDTVDVLVVNRDVAMGQKVQTGDLSWQPWPKGAMTDFYITRSKQPNAEAEIIGQVARQAILMGEPVREARLMKSDRGFMSVILTPGMRAVAVEVKAASTAGGFILPNDHVDIILTRAAPKGTNGGDPYISETILTNIRVLAIDQMVTEKGEPSVVAKDTATLELSPRQAEQIAQAQQLGTISLVLRSIRDADAKPADAEEPPQDSNANAIRVVRYGVTTKVTTSR; via the coding sequence ATGAAAGTCGCGCGTATCGTCGTCCTCACCGTAGCGCTCGGGTCCGGGCTCGCCGCCGCCGTCGTCGGCAGCCGCATGATCGGCTCGCCCCGCGAGGCCGCACCCGCTCCCGTGGTCGCCGCAGCCCCGCCCCCGATGGACACGGTCGACGTGCTGGTCGTGAACCGGGACGTCGCCATGGGCCAGAAGGTCCAGACCGGCGACCTGTCCTGGCAGCCCTGGCCCAAGGGCGCCATGACGGATTTCTACATCACCCGCTCCAAGCAGCCGAACGCCGAGGCCGAGATCATCGGCCAGGTCGCCCGCCAGGCCATCCTGATGGGCGAGCCGGTGCGCGAGGCCCGGCTGATGAAGTCGGACCGCGGGTTCATGTCGGTGATCCTGACGCCCGGCATGCGCGCCGTCGCGGTCGAGGTGAAGGCGGCGTCCACGGCGGGCGGCTTCATCCTGCCCAACGACCACGTCGACATCATCCTGACCCGCGCGGCCCCCAAAGGCACCAATGGCGGCGACCCCTACATCAGCGAGACGATCCTGACCAACATCCGGGTCCTCGCCATCGACCAGATGGTCACCGAGAAGGGCGAGCCGAGCGTGGTGGCGAAGGACACCGCGACGCTGGAGCTGAGCCCGCGCCAGGCCGAACAGATCGCCCAGGCCCAGCAGCTCGGCACCATCTCCCTGGTCCTGCGCTCGATCCGCGACGCCGACGCCAAGCCGGCGGACGCCGAGGAGCCGCCCCAGGATTCGAACGCCAATGCCATCCGGGTGGTCCGCTACGGCGTCACCACCAAGGTCACCACCTCCCGGTGA
- a CDS encoding A24 family peptidase produces MLEAVTMVVFPLLLAYAAATDFLTMTIANRVSLLLIAFFAILAPFAGLGLAAVGWHLAAGLAVFAVGYICFALGWMGGGDVKFGAAIALWLGWGQLMDFALLFSVFGGLLTVLTLVVSRLIRPLPLLQVGFLAEFPEKRTVPYGIALAAAGLFLYPGTPFVRALL; encoded by the coding sequence ATGCTCGAAGCCGTCACCATGGTCGTCTTTCCGTTGCTCCTCGCCTACGCGGCGGCGACCGACTTCCTGACCATGACGATCGCCAACCGGGTCTCGCTCCTGCTGATCGCCTTCTTCGCCATCCTCGCCCCCTTCGCGGGCCTCGGCCTCGCCGCGGTCGGCTGGCATCTCGCCGCCGGCCTGGCCGTCTTCGCCGTCGGGTACATCTGCTTCGCGCTCGGTTGGATGGGCGGGGGGGACGTGAAGTTCGGTGCCGCCATCGCGCTCTGGCTCGGATGGGGCCAGCTGATGGACTTCGCGCTGCTCTTCTCCGTCTTCGGCGGCCTGCTGACCGTGCTGACCCTGGTCGTCTCGCGCCTGATCAGGCCGCTTCCGCTCCTGCAGGTCGGCTTCCTCGCCGAATTTCCCGAGAAGCGCACGGTGCCGTACGGCATCGCGCTGGCCGCCGCGGGCCTGTTCCTCTACCCGGGGACGCCCTTCGTGCGCGCCCTGCTCTGA
- a CDS encoding Flp family type IVb pilin, with translation MTKFARFLKDESGATAIEYGLIASLIAIAVIAGASALGNKLSDSFNYIQSQIKTS, from the coding sequence ATGACCAAGTTCGCCCGTTTCCTCAAGGACGAGTCCGGCGCCACCGCCATCGAGTACGGCCTCATCGCGTCGCTGATCGCCATCGCGGTCATCGCCGGCGCCTCGGCCCTCGGCAACAAGCTCTCCGACTCGTTCAACTACATCCAGTCGCAGATCAAGACCTCGTAA
- a CDS encoding pilus assembly protein N-terminal domain-containing protein — MRLALALAAAATVLPLSVADAKDPINVVMDRAKVMRISSPAETVIVGNPGIADAMIHDRQTLIITGRMVGITNLVILDAKGQPIADEVINVEKIQSGLVTVQRGPARASYFCTPHCAGMLEVGDSKESFETALAQINQRNNLGAQHSGAAGNSQ, encoded by the coding sequence ATGCGCCTCGCACTCGCCCTCGCCGCCGCCGCTACGGTCCTGCCGCTCTCGGTCGCCGACGCCAAGGATCCGATCAACGTGGTCATGGACCGCGCCAAAGTGATGCGCATCTCCAGCCCCGCCGAGACCGTCATCGTCGGCAACCCGGGGATCGCGGACGCCATGATCCACGACCGGCAGACGCTGATCATCACGGGCCGCATGGTCGGCATCACGAACCTCGTCATCCTGGACGCCAAGGGACAGCCGATCGCCGACGAGGTCATCAACGTCGAGAAGATCCAGAGCGGGCTGGTCACCGTCCAGCGCGGCCCCGCGCGGGCGAGCTACTTCTGCACGCCGCACTGTGCCGGCATGCTGGAGGTGGGCGATTCCAAGGAGTCGTTCGAGACCGCGCTCGCCCAGATCAACCAGCGCAACAACCTGGGCGCCCAGCACAGCGGCGCGGCGGGCAATTCGCAGTAG
- a CDS encoding TadE/TadG family type IV pilus assembly protein, whose amino-acid sequence MSIRSLAAIRHRARSALGRLLPQRVMRDRRGSAAIEFAAVSIPFFALIGAIIETALVFLAGQILDTAVNDAARLIRTGQVQQSKMDAAAFKTEVCKRLYILFDCSGLFIDVRTSSDFTSISTSPPIDKDGKFVKDFSYNAGKATEIVVVKAYYEFHLTLSGLGLDLSDLANGNRLLGAVTAFRNEPFPW is encoded by the coding sequence ATGTCGATCAGGTCGTTGGCGGCGATTCGCCATCGGGCCCGGAGCGCCCTGGGCCGCCTCCTGCCGCAGCGGGTGATGCGCGACCGGCGCGGCTCCGCCGCCATCGAGTTCGCGGCGGTGTCGATCCCATTCTTCGCCCTCATCGGCGCCATCATCGAGACCGCCCTCGTGTTCCTGGCGGGCCAGATCCTCGACACGGCGGTCAACGACGCCGCGCGGCTGATCCGCACCGGCCAGGTCCAGCAGAGCAAGATGGACGCCGCCGCCTTCAAGACCGAGGTGTGCAAGCGGCTCTACATCCTGTTCGACTGCTCCGGGCTCTTCATCGACGTGCGCACGAGCAGCGACTTCACGAGCATCAGCACGAGTCCGCCGATCGACAAGGACGGCAAATTCGTCAAGGACTTCAGCTACAACGCCGGCAAGGCGACCGAGATCGTCGTGGTCAAGGCCTATTACGAGTTCCACCTGACCCTCTCGGGCCTGGGCCTCGACCTCAGCGACCTCGCCAACGGCAACCGGCTCCTCGGCGCCGTCACGGCGTTCCGCAACGAACCCTTCCCGTGGTGA
- a CDS encoding TadE/TadG family type IV pilus assembly protein yields MTARLSRPLAAAADRLARLRRRLVGDRRGVSAIEFALLLPVMVILFFGGHEVGQAITIYRKVSHTANVLGDLVAQVNSLTTTDMSNVYAAAKTIMSPYKSSNATMVVATVSWDGTKWKVEKANPSGTLGWVTGSPPPAGKSPPDSLKSTTQWVVVSSVQYTYTTAFKAIMSDIWGTDSITMGDTAYLRPRISDKVTLP; encoded by the coding sequence ATGACCGCGAGACTGTCCCGCCCGCTCGCCGCGGCGGCCGATCGACTGGCCCGTCTGCGCCGGCGTCTCGTCGGCGACCGGCGCGGCGTCTCGGCCATCGAGTTCGCGCTCCTGTTGCCCGTGATGGTGATCCTGTTCTTCGGGGGCCACGAGGTCGGGCAGGCCATTACGATCTACCGAAAGGTCAGCCACACCGCCAACGTACTGGGCGACCTGGTGGCGCAGGTGAACTCGCTGACCACCACCGACATGTCCAACGTCTACGCCGCCGCGAAGACGATCATGTCGCCCTACAAGAGCAGCAACGCCACGATGGTGGTGGCGACGGTCAGCTGGGACGGCACGAAGTGGAAGGTCGAGAAGGCCAATCCGTCGGGCACGCTCGGCTGGGTGACGGGTTCGCCGCCGCCGGCCGGCAAGTCGCCGCCGGACAGCCTGAAAAGCACCACCCAGTGGGTCGTGGTCTCGTCCGTGCAGTACACCTACACGACCGCCTTCAAGGCGATCATGTCGGACATCTGGGGCACCGATTCGATCACGATGGGCGACACCGCCTATCTGCGGCCGCGCATCTCCGACAAGGTCACCCTGCCCTGA
- a CDS encoding rhodanese-like domain-containing protein — protein sequence MDPVEARRLAQAGEVVLVDVRNPDEWHRTGVGEGAVPISMQDPAFLDKLMEALGGDAGRPVAVICAAGGRSAQVAAALRARGFGTVHNVAEGMMGSAAGPGWLGRGLPVTPWA from the coding sequence ATGGATCCGGTGGAAGCGCGCAGGCTGGCGCAAGCCGGCGAGGTGGTCCTGGTCGACGTGCGCAATCCGGACGAATGGCACCGCACCGGGGTCGGCGAGGGGGCCGTGCCGATCTCCATGCAGGACCCGGCCTTCCTGGACAAGCTCATGGAGGCCCTCGGCGGCGACGCCGGCCGGCCCGTGGCGGTGATCTGCGCGGCCGGCGGGCGGTCCGCCCAGGTCGCCGCGGCCCTCCGGGCGCGCGGCTTCGGCACGGTCCACAATGTCGCAGAAGGCATGATGGGCTCGGCGGCCGGCCCCGGATGGCTCGGCCGCGGCCTGCCGGTCACCCCTTGGGCATGA
- a CDS encoding phosphate/phosphite/phosphonate ABC transporter substrate-binding protein: MPIRFALAAVLAALALVAPAGAQTSVVVVPGIKIGVVGGDRLQAVQQRIEPFRRRLAEEIGTSVTVLPMKDGQTLVDAFATGRVDYAVLSATGYAMAWRLCGCVEPIAAPRSIDGTGSYRSILVVKAASPAARLEDLKGRTVAVSDERSVAGRLWPFAEWARAGIEPETFFGRIETVRGPDAAVRQLLAGKVDAAVAWSDLEGDSAAGYDRGTLRALVDRKALDMADIRILWRSSAIPHGPHAVRASLSDGLKARIRDTLVHLKSDDPAAYEAIEPELGGGFGAVSHGLYEPLLVLVTPKPRPSAAPAATARPPG, translated from the coding sequence ATGCCGATCCGATTCGCCCTCGCCGCGGTCCTGGCGGCCCTGGCCCTCGTAGCGCCCGCCGGGGCGCAGACCTCCGTCGTGGTCGTGCCCGGCATCAAGATCGGGGTGGTCGGCGGGGACCGGCTCCAGGCCGTGCAGCAGCGGATCGAGCCGTTCCGCCGGCGCCTCGCCGAGGAGATCGGCACCTCCGTGACGGTCCTGCCCATGAAGGACGGCCAGACCCTCGTGGACGCCTTCGCGACCGGGCGGGTGGACTACGCGGTGCTGTCCGCCACCGGCTACGCCATGGCCTGGCGGCTCTGCGGCTGCGTCGAGCCGATCGCCGCCCCGCGCTCCATCGACGGCACCGGGTCCTACCGGTCCATCCTGGTCGTCAAGGCCGCGAGCCCGGCCGCCCGGCTCGAGGACCTGAAGGGCCGCACCGTCGCGGTCTCCGACGAACGCTCCGTCGCCGGCCGGCTCTGGCCCTTCGCCGAATGGGCGCGGGCCGGCATCGAGCCCGAGACCTTCTTCGGCCGGATCGAGACGGTGCGCGGCCCGGACGCGGCCGTTCGGCAGCTCCTGGCCGGCAAGGTCGACGCCGCCGTCGCGTGGTCGGACCTCGAGGGTGATTCGGCCGCCGGCTACGACCGCGGCACCCTGCGCGCGCTGGTCGACCGGAAGGCGCTCGACATGGCCGACATCAGGATCCTCTGGCGTTCCTCCGCCATCCCGCACGGCCCGCACGCGGTCCGCGCCAGCCTGTCGGACGGCCTGAAGGCCCGGATTCGCGACACGCTGGTGCACCTGAAGTCCGACGACCCGGCCGCCTACGAGGCGATCGAGCCCGAGCTCGGCGGCGGTTTCGGCGCCGTCTCGCACGGTCTCTACGAGCCGCTCCTCGTCCTCGTCACGCCGAAGCCGCGTCCTTCCGCCGCCCCTGCCGCGACGGCGCGCCCGCCGGGCTGA